A genomic stretch from Kribbella jejuensis includes:
- a CDS encoding ABC transporter permease: MGMFLLRRIGHGLLVLWLISISVFLLFFVAPSNVAQTLAGRQGTPETIALIKHRLGLDLPVWKQYLHFLGNALKGNLGYDYYHQVPVTTIIGQALPITVSLSLGAAVLWLLLGVFNGVVSATHPRSFADRGLTLFSLFFYSFPSFLLGLLLLYFLYFRLTLAGFNWFPAGGYSPLTAGVGAWFQHLVLPWVALALLLAATYTRLTRGSMLDVLGEDYIRTARSKGIREGRVIYVHGLRSALTPVVTQFGIDLGQLIGGVVVTETVFSLPGLGQTAVVAINQQDLPVIIGIVLFASAAVVVANILVDIAYAVLDPRVRLH, from the coding sequence ATGGGTATGTTCCTGTTACGACGGATCGGCCACGGGCTGCTCGTGCTGTGGCTGATCAGCATCTCGGTGTTCCTGCTGTTCTTCGTCGCGCCGAGCAACGTCGCACAGACGCTCGCGGGCCGGCAGGGTACGCCGGAGACGATCGCGTTGATCAAGCACCGGCTGGGCCTGGATCTGCCGGTCTGGAAACAGTATCTGCACTTCCTCGGCAACGCGCTGAAGGGGAACCTCGGGTACGACTACTACCACCAGGTGCCGGTGACAACGATCATCGGGCAGGCGTTGCCGATCACGGTGTCGCTGTCGCTCGGCGCGGCCGTCCTCTGGTTGCTGCTCGGCGTCTTCAACGGCGTCGTCTCGGCGACCCACCCGCGGTCATTCGCGGACCGTGGGCTGACGTTGTTCTCGCTGTTCTTCTACTCGTTCCCGTCGTTCCTGCTCGGCCTGCTGCTGTTGTACTTCCTGTACTTCCGGCTCACGCTGGCAGGCTTCAACTGGTTCCCGGCCGGTGGGTACTCGCCGCTCACCGCGGGTGTCGGGGCGTGGTTCCAGCATCTGGTGCTGCCCTGGGTCGCGCTGGCGTTGTTGCTGGCGGCAACGTATACCCGGTTGACCCGCGGTTCGATGCTCGACGTACTCGGTGAGGACTACATCCGGACCGCCCGGTCGAAGGGTATTCGCGAAGGCCGGGTGATCTACGTGCACGGCCTGCGCAGTGCGCTGACGCCGGTCGTGACGCAGTTCGGTATCGACCTCGGTCAGCTGATCGGAGGTGTGGTGGTGACCGAGACCGTGTTCAGCCTGCCGGGGCTGGGGCAGACCGCGGTCGTCGCGATCAACCAGCAGGACCTGCCGGTGATCATCGGCATCGTCCTGTTCGCCTCGGCGGCGGTGGTGGTGGCGAACATCCTGGTCGACATCGCGTACGCCGTCCTCGATCCCCGCGTACGGCTGCACTGA
- a CDS encoding ABC transporter substrate-binding protein: MARRRLAALSLAAVASIALAACSNGGNNPSGSSGNNAGSPVTGGTLNMLGTGDVDYMDPNVSYYSIGYLNLRMWSRQLFTYPADPGSDNTKPVADLATDTPTAANGGISADGKTYTIKIRPGAKWNTSPARPVTAADMVLGVKRTCNPVQPFGGIPDFASLIEGYQTFCDGFGKAPKTVAGIKAYIDKTPLPGVVAQDAGTVVFHLTKPATYFVDMLTLPAFSPAPVESLNYLPASTELGNHFPSDGPYKVDSWVPTKSITYSRNPAWDAASDPVRKAYVDKIVVNETVSQDSIQQQLQTGTPTADMEFDAGPPPSQLPALIAKKDPKLNLGLTASSNPYVIFNTVSPNNNKALANVKVRQALSYAINRDHILQVLGGPTINPPLTQVLPDNIVGSKKNDPYPYNVDKAKQLLAEAGFPHLTLKFLYRNASEGSSKTFQTIQQDLSKAGVTVTGVPSPNADFYVKYLQVPSVAHRGVWDLSLAGWGADWYGNAALSFFNPLFSGEPSFPPIGSNFGLYNNPATNALINQAASATSQDQAADLWAKADAQVMTDAPFFPLTNPKNPNYHAAQVHNANYVPAMQNFDPTNVWLDKDKQG, encoded by the coding sequence ATGGCCAGAAGACGGCTGGCGGCACTATCCCTTGCCGCCGTGGCGAGCATCGCGCTCGCGGCTTGCAGCAATGGCGGGAACAACCCGTCCGGATCCAGCGGCAACAACGCCGGCAGCCCGGTCACCGGCGGCACCCTGAACATGCTCGGGACCGGCGACGTCGACTACATGGACCCCAACGTCAGCTATTACTCGATCGGGTACCTGAACCTGCGGATGTGGAGCCGCCAGCTGTTCACCTATCCGGCCGATCCGGGTAGCGACAACACCAAGCCGGTGGCCGACCTGGCCACGGACACCCCGACCGCTGCCAACGGCGGGATCAGCGCCGACGGGAAGACCTACACGATCAAGATCCGCCCGGGCGCGAAGTGGAACACCTCGCCGGCCCGGCCGGTGACCGCGGCCGACATGGTCCTCGGCGTGAAGCGGACCTGCAACCCGGTCCAGCCGTTCGGCGGTATTCCGGACTTCGCGAGCCTGATCGAGGGGTACCAGACGTTCTGCGACGGCTTCGGCAAGGCGCCGAAGACGGTCGCCGGGATCAAGGCGTACATCGACAAGACGCCGCTGCCGGGCGTGGTCGCCCAGGACGCCGGCACGGTCGTGTTCCACCTCACCAAGCCGGCCACGTACTTCGTCGACATGCTGACGCTGCCGGCCTTCTCGCCGGCGCCGGTCGAGTCGCTCAACTACCTCCCGGCCAGCACCGAGCTCGGTAACCACTTCCCGTCCGACGGCCCGTACAAGGTCGACTCGTGGGTACCGACGAAGTCGATCACGTACTCGCGCAACCCGGCCTGGGACGCTGCCTCCGACCCGGTCCGCAAGGCGTACGTCGACAAGATCGTGGTGAACGAGACGGTCAGCCAGGACTCGATCCAGCAGCAGCTGCAGACCGGCACCCCGACCGCGGACATGGAGTTCGACGCCGGACCGCCGCCGTCCCAGCTGCCGGCGCTGATCGCCAAGAAGGACCCGAAGCTGAACCTCGGCCTGACCGCGTCCAGCAACCCGTACGTCATCTTCAACACGGTGTCGCCGAACAACAACAAGGCGCTCGCCAACGTGAAGGTGCGGCAGGCGCTCAGCTACGCGATCAACCGCGACCACATCCTGCAGGTGCTCGGTGGCCCGACGATCAACCCGCCGCTGACGCAGGTACTGCCGGACAACATCGTCGGCTCGAAGAAGAACGACCCGTATCCGTACAACGTCGACAAGGCCAAGCAGTTGCTCGCCGAGGCGGGCTTCCCGCACCTGACGCTGAAGTTCCTGTACCGCAACGCCTCCGAGGGCAGCAGCAAGACCTTCCAGACGATCCAGCAGGACCTGTCGAAGGCCGGCGTCACGGTCACCGGCGTACCGTCGCCGAACGCGGACTTCTACGTGAAGTACCTCCAGGTGCCGAGCGTCGCGCACCGTGGCGTCTGGGACCTGTCGCTGGCCGGCTGGGGCGCCGACTGGTACGGCAACGCGGCCCTGTCGTTCTTCAACCCGCTGTTCTCCGGTGAGCCGTCGTTCCCGCCGATCGGCAGCAACTTCGGCCTGTACAACAACCCGGCCACCAACGCCCTGATCAACCAGGCGGCCAGTGCGACCAGTCAGGACCAAGCGGCCGATCTGTGGGCGAAGGCCGACGCGCAGGTGATGACCGACGCGCCGTTCTTCCCGCTCACCAACCCGAAGAACCCGAACTACCACGCAGCGCAGGTGCACAACGCGAACTACGTACCGGCGATGCAGAACTTCGATCCGACGAACGTGTGGCTCGACAAGGACAAGCAGGGCTGA
- a CDS encoding NAD(P)/FAD-dependent oxidoreductase: MDVAVIGGSVAGLQAALTLGRARRQVLLFDDGRARNRAASHVHNYLGALEVSPDELLARGRQQVAEYGVEVRDHRVEDVSFEDDGFVVDGVRVRAVVLATGLWDELPDVPGVADGWGQSVVACPHCHGWEVRDQPLVQLGLRGAPDRSVARALLLSRWSDDVVLCTDGDALTGTQLDRLTVAGVKVRTERVAAVASGVRFVGGESLAAWRVFVVVRQHQQSDLAERLGCQVTDGAVVVDEGGRTTVPGVYAVGTTAAPTLLAIGAAGHASTVAVAVHGDLLESDLGGGW; the protein is encoded by the coding sequence ATGGATGTCGCGGTGATCGGTGGAAGTGTGGCTGGGCTGCAGGCGGCGCTGACGTTGGGGCGGGCGCGCCGGCAGGTACTGCTGTTCGACGACGGACGGGCGCGGAACCGGGCGGCGTCGCATGTCCACAACTACCTGGGTGCGCTCGAGGTGTCGCCGGACGAGTTGCTCGCTCGTGGGCGGCAGCAGGTGGCGGAGTACGGCGTCGAGGTGCGGGACCACCGCGTCGAGGACGTGAGCTTCGAGGACGACGGGTTCGTGGTGGACGGGGTTCGCGTGCGGGCCGTCGTACTGGCGACGGGGCTGTGGGACGAGTTGCCCGACGTACCTGGTGTTGCCGACGGGTGGGGGCAGTCGGTGGTGGCGTGCCCGCACTGCCACGGGTGGGAGGTGCGGGATCAGCCGCTCGTGCAGTTGGGGTTGCGGGGCGCGCCGGATCGGTCGGTGGCGCGGGCGTTGTTGTTGAGCCGGTGGAGCGACGACGTGGTGCTGTGCACGGACGGCGATGCGCTGACCGGTACGCAACTGGATCGGCTCACGGTGGCCGGCGTCAAGGTGCGAACCGAGCGAGTCGCCGCCGTTGCCTCAGGGGTGCGGTTCGTCGGCGGCGAGTCGTTGGCGGCGTGGCGGGTGTTCGTGGTGGTGCGGCAGCACCAGCAGAGCGATCTGGCCGAGCGGCTCGGATGCCAGGTGACCGATGGTGCGGTCGTGGTGGACGAGGGCGGGCGTACGACGGTTCCTGGGGTGTACGCGGTCGGTACGACGGCCGCGCCGACGCTGCTCGCGATCGGGGCGGCCGGGCATGCGTCCACCGTGGCTGTGGCCGTGCACGGGGATCTGCTGGAGTCAGATTTGGGCGGCGGCTGGTAG
- the idi gene encoding isopentenyl-diphosphate Delta-isomerase, whose translation MIDERVVLVDDSGRAIGTEAKATVHHVATPLHLAFSSYVVDADGRVLLTQRALDKVTWPGVWTNSCCGHPLPGEPVEQAVRRRLADELGIVVDAVDLVLPEFRYRAEMPTGIVENELCPVYRAWWTGDPTPNPAEVADYRWATWAEVHDQPGLSPWCVLQLDELPAEPVDWPIADPARLPAAAQI comes from the coding sequence GTGATCGACGAGCGGGTGGTACTGGTGGACGACAGCGGGCGCGCGATCGGGACCGAGGCGAAGGCCACGGTGCACCATGTGGCGACGCCGCTGCACCTGGCGTTCTCCAGCTACGTCGTCGACGCGGACGGGCGGGTGCTGCTGACCCAGCGCGCCCTCGACAAGGTCACCTGGCCCGGCGTCTGGACCAATAGTTGCTGCGGGCACCCACTTCCGGGCGAGCCGGTCGAGCAGGCGGTACGCCGAAGGCTCGCCGACGAACTGGGCATCGTCGTCGACGCGGTCGACCTGGTGCTCCCGGAGTTCCGGTACCGCGCGGAGATGCCGACCGGCATCGTCGAGAACGAGCTCTGCCCGGTCTACCGGGCCTGGTGGACCGGCGACCCGACGCCGAACCCGGCCGAGGTCGCCGACTACCGCTGGGCGACCTGGGCCGAGGTGCACGATCAGCCCGGCCTCTCGCCGTGGTGCGTCCTGCAACTGGACGAGCTCCCCGCCGAGCCGGTCGACTGGCCGATCGCGGACCCGGCCCGGCTACCAGCCGCCGCCCAAATCTGA
- a CDS encoding GNAT family N-acetyltransferase, which translates to MIRIRPVETVADYEAWRQVRLAVLPYERAPSVAELRKAETPQRLLVLAELDGEVVAHGNSDRSNEADRASVIARVRPEARRRGVGTALLRVLTEHAEQQGFTIAGCSIDDDGSLAFAKRFGFTEFLRQVEQVRRIADEPWPVVPPEYEVIPVADRPELWAVAYEQVAIPTLPDLDTTSPMQVTPEEWATEWINDPTSMFLAVVGDEVIGVAGLWLDTDKPERAEVGYTAVRPDWRGKGVASTLKRTSMAWAAEHGITEIYTWTQEGNENMRQLNEHLGFTYRTVSVNVRANLPLQFPEQLGS; encoded by the coding sequence GTGATCCGGATCAGGCCCGTCGAGACCGTGGCCGACTACGAGGCCTGGCGCCAGGTCCGCCTCGCCGTCCTGCCGTACGAGCGCGCGCCGAGCGTCGCCGAACTCCGGAAGGCCGAAACGCCGCAGCGGCTGCTGGTGCTGGCCGAGCTCGACGGCGAAGTCGTCGCGCACGGAAACTCCGACCGCTCGAACGAGGCCGACCGGGCCTCGGTGATCGCCCGGGTCCGCCCCGAGGCCCGCCGCCGGGGCGTCGGCACCGCGCTGCTCCGGGTGCTCACCGAGCATGCCGAGCAGCAGGGCTTCACGATCGCCGGCTGTTCGATCGACGACGACGGTTCGCTCGCGTTCGCGAAGCGGTTCGGGTTCACCGAGTTCCTCCGCCAGGTGGAACAGGTCCGCCGGATCGCCGACGAGCCCTGGCCGGTCGTGCCGCCCGAGTACGAGGTGATCCCGGTCGCGGACCGCCCCGAGCTGTGGGCCGTGGCCTACGAGCAGGTCGCGATCCCGACGCTGCCCGATCTCGACACGACGTCGCCGATGCAGGTGACGCCGGAGGAGTGGGCGACCGAGTGGATCAACGACCCGACGTCGATGTTCCTGGCGGTGGTCGGCGACGAGGTGATCGGCGTCGCGGGGCTGTGGCTCGACACCGACAAGCCCGAGCGTGCTGAGGTCGGCTACACCGCTGTCCGTCCGGACTGGCGCGGCAAGGGTGTGGCGTCGACGCTCAAGCGGACGAGCATGGCGTGGGCGGCCGAGCACGGCATCACCGAGATCTACACGTGGACCCAAGAGGGCAACGAGAACATGCGGCAGCTGAACGAGCACCTCGGTTTCACGTACCGGACGGTGAGCGTCAACGTCCGCGCGAACCTACCGCTGCAGTTCCCGGAGCAGCTCGGCTCCTGA
- a CDS encoding response regulator transcription factor, whose product MAHSLLLVDDEPRIRRVLRLALEDEGYEVAEAANGYDALAALRRQPPDVVLLDLMLPDRDGFAVCREIRRASDVPVIMVTARTDSHDVVAGLEAGADDYVTKPLVAKELSARIRALLRRVEPGNARQAALLEVGDLRIDVPGAEVTRDGQTLPLTRTEFKLLAELAGAEGKVLSREQLLSKVWGYGYFGDSRIVDVHVRRLRLKIERDPASPKHLVTARGLGYRLVS is encoded by the coding sequence GTGGCACACAGCCTGTTGCTGGTCGACGACGAACCGCGGATCCGGCGGGTACTGCGGCTTGCGCTCGAGGACGAGGGGTACGAGGTCGCCGAGGCGGCCAACGGGTACGACGCCCTCGCCGCGCTGCGCCGGCAGCCGCCGGACGTGGTGCTGCTGGACCTGATGCTGCCGGACCGGGACGGTTTCGCGGTCTGCCGGGAGATCCGCCGCGCCAGCGACGTACCGGTGATCATGGTGACCGCCCGGACCGACAGCCACGACGTGGTCGCCGGGTTGGAGGCCGGCGCCGACGACTACGTGACGAAGCCGCTTGTTGCCAAGGAGTTGTCGGCCCGGATCCGCGCGCTGCTGCGCCGGGTCGAGCCAGGGAACGCCCGGCAAGCCGCGCTGCTCGAGGTCGGCGACCTGCGGATCGACGTACCGGGGGCCGAGGTGACCCGGGACGGCCAGACGCTGCCGCTGACCCGCACCGAGTTCAAGCTGCTCGCCGAACTGGCCGGTGCCGAGGGCAAGGTGCTGAGCCGCGAGCAGTTGCTGTCCAAGGTCTGGGGCTACGGGTACTTCGGTGACAGCCGGATCGTCGACGTGCACGTCCGCCGGCTGCGGCTCAAGATCGAACGCGACCCGGCCAGCCCGAAGCACCTTGTCACCGCCCGCGGCCTGGGCTACCGACTGGTGAGCTGA
- a CDS encoding ABC transporter permease, with translation MTTAIELVDVVDEPKVIEGRSPFSLAMRRLRRDKVAMISLVVILLIVLMAILAPLFASITGHPPNEQYRDIGLTPDGLPRGPNGTFWLGTDDLGRDILVRIAYGARISLLVGVIATAITVAIGVVLGLAAGFLGGIVDTILARLIDVVLSVPFLLVAIALVSVTGPSLTVTVLVIGFFSWASVARIVRGQVLSIREREYVEAARSLGAGDGRIMYVDVLPNVIAPVIVYTTLLIPVVIVTQATLSFLGLGLPPPTADWGGMISESQNYYTTAWWFILFPGLALLITTLAFNLFGDGVRDAFDPRADRT, from the coding sequence ATGACCACTGCCATCGAGCTCGTCGACGTCGTCGACGAGCCCAAGGTCATCGAAGGCCGCAGCCCGTTCTCGCTCGCGATGCGGCGGCTGCGCCGGGACAAGGTCGCGATGATCTCGCTCGTCGTGATCCTGCTGATCGTGCTGATGGCGATCCTGGCACCGCTGTTCGCCTCGATCACCGGGCATCCGCCGAACGAGCAGTACCGCGACATCGGGCTCACCCCGGACGGGTTGCCGCGCGGACCGAACGGCACGTTCTGGCTCGGGACCGACGACCTCGGCCGGGACATCCTGGTCCGGATCGCGTACGGCGCCCGGATCTCGCTGCTCGTCGGCGTGATCGCGACCGCGATCACGGTCGCGATCGGCGTCGTCCTGGGGCTGGCCGCGGGGTTCCTCGGCGGGATCGTCGACACGATCCTGGCCCGGCTGATCGACGTCGTGCTGTCGGTGCCGTTCCTGCTCGTCGCGATCGCGCTGGTGTCGGTGACCGGCCCGAGCCTGACCGTCACGGTGCTGGTGATCGGGTTCTTCAGCTGGGCCTCGGTGGCCCGGATCGTCCGCGGTCAGGTGCTGTCGATCCGCGAGCGCGAGTACGTCGAGGCAGCCCGTTCGCTCGGCGCCGGCGACGGCCGGATCATGTACGTCGACGTGCTGCCGAACGTGATCGCGCCGGTGATCGTCTACACCACGTTGCTGATCCCGGTCGTGATCGTCACCCAGGCGACACTGTCGTTCCTCGGGCTCGGCCTGCCGCCGCCAACGGCCGACTGGGGCGGGATGATCAGCGAGTCGCAGAACTACTACACGACCGCCTGGTGGTTCATCCTGTTCCCGGGTCTGGCGCTGTTGATCACCACGCTCGCCTTCAACCTGTTCGGTGACGGGGTCCGGGACGCCTTCGACCCCCGCGCGGATCGGACCTGA
- a CDS encoding 2-dehydropantoate 2-reductase yields MIAVYGAGGVGCYVGGRLAATGTPVTFVGRARTASEVAAHGLRLTDYLGADLRVDDVRFETTPTGAAGADLILVTVKSAATAVAADELASVLKPGAVVVSFQNGLRNADVLRERLTEQVVVTGMVPFNVLNRGGGAFHQGTAGKLDVQQDAALAPYVGAFEQAGLPLTQHDDIVPVQWSKLLLNLNNPINALSDLPLRDELSQRAYRRCLAAAQAEALGLLDAAGIRPAQLLAVPMHRFPSVLRLPDFLFRRLAGKVLAVDPHARTSMWEDLEAGRPTEIDYLNGEVVRLAESLGRDAPVNRKLVDLIRAAETDRRSWSGAELLRELQR; encoded by the coding sequence ATGATCGCCGTCTACGGTGCGGGTGGGGTCGGCTGCTACGTCGGCGGCCGGCTGGCAGCTACGGGTACGCCGGTGACGTTCGTCGGCCGCGCCCGGACGGCCTCCGAGGTGGCGGCGCACGGGCTGCGGCTGACCGACTATCTCGGCGCGGACCTCCGGGTGGACGACGTCCGGTTCGAGACGACACCGACCGGGGCCGCCGGCGCGGACCTCATCCTGGTGACGGTGAAGTCGGCAGCGACGGCGGTCGCGGCCGACGAGCTGGCGTCGGTGCTCAAGCCGGGTGCGGTCGTGGTGAGCTTCCAGAACGGTCTTCGGAACGCCGACGTACTCCGGGAGCGGCTGACCGAGCAGGTCGTGGTGACCGGGATGGTCCCGTTCAACGTGCTCAACCGCGGCGGCGGCGCGTTCCACCAGGGCACTGCGGGAAAGCTCGACGTACAACAGGATGCCGCGCTGGCGCCGTACGTCGGTGCCTTCGAGCAGGCGGGTCTGCCGCTGACACAGCACGACGACATCGTGCCGGTGCAGTGGTCGAAACTCCTGCTGAACCTGAACAACCCGATCAACGCGCTGTCCGATCTACCGCTGCGGGACGAGCTGTCCCAGCGCGCGTACCGGCGCTGCCTGGCCGCCGCACAGGCCGAGGCACTCGGGCTGCTCGACGCGGCCGGGATCCGTCCGGCGCAGCTGCTCGCCGTACCGATGCACCGCTTTCCTTCGGTACTGCGGTTGCCCGACTTCCTGTTCCGCCGTCTCGCGGGCAAGGTGCTGGCGGTCGACCCGCACGCCCGGACCTCGATGTGGGAGGACCTGGAGGCGGGACGGCCGACCGAGATCGACTACCTGAACGGCGAGGTCGTCCGGCTGGCTGAGTCGCTCGGCCGCGACGCACCGGTCAACCGTAAGCTGGTGGACCTGATCCGGGCGGCCGAGACCGATCGGCGCTCCTGGTCAGGAGCCGAGCTGCTCCGGGAACTGCAGCGGTAG
- a CDS encoding ABC transporter ATP-binding protein, protein MNDEVLLKVDDVRKEFPTHSKEVVQAVAGVSLEVHRGETLGLVGETGCGKSTLARCMAHLYDVTSGSVWFEGQEITKLSRKAMRPLRRDVQVIFQDPYGSLNPRRRVGSIIGDPFAIHNIASGNERKKKVQELMELVGLNPEHYNRFPAEFSGGQRQRIGVARALALRPKLVICDEPVSALDVSIQAQIINLLSDLQQELNLTYVFITHDLSVVRHVSDRIAVMYLGKIVELAPTDQLFGMTRHPYTRALLSALPVADPDTADSREQIILGGDIPAATNPPEGCRFHTRCPKARLDCAAEEPPLEPVLDDTPAHRTACFYPLTVGEDLSTAVPDLKAS, encoded by the coding sequence GTGAACGACGAAGTACTGCTCAAGGTCGACGACGTCCGTAAGGAATTCCCTACTCATTCGAAGGAGGTGGTGCAGGCCGTTGCCGGTGTCTCGCTCGAGGTGCACAGAGGCGAGACCCTCGGGCTGGTCGGCGAGACCGGCTGCGGGAAGTCCACGCTGGCACGGTGTATGGCCCATCTGTACGACGTGACGTCGGGCTCGGTGTGGTTCGAGGGCCAGGAGATCACCAAGCTGTCCCGCAAGGCGATGCGGCCGTTGCGCCGCGACGTCCAGGTGATCTTCCAGGACCCGTATGGCTCGCTCAACCCGCGCCGCCGGGTCGGCTCGATCATCGGTGACCCGTTCGCCATCCACAACATTGCCTCGGGCAACGAACGGAAGAAGAAGGTGCAGGAACTGATGGAGCTGGTCGGGCTGAACCCCGAGCACTACAACAGGTTCCCGGCCGAGTTCTCCGGTGGCCAGCGGCAACGGATCGGGGTGGCCCGGGCGCTCGCGCTGCGGCCGAAGCTGGTGATCTGCGACGAGCCGGTGTCGGCGCTGGACGTCTCGATTCAGGCGCAGATCATCAACCTGCTGTCGGATCTGCAGCAGGAGCTGAACCTGACCTACGTCTTCATCACCCACGACCTGTCCGTGGTCCGGCATGTCAGCGACCGGATCGCGGTGATGTACCTGGGCAAGATCGTCGAACTGGCGCCGACCGACCAGTTGTTCGGGATGACCCGGCATCCGTACACCCGGGCGTTGTTGTCCGCGCTGCCGGTGGCCGACCCGGACACCGCCGACAGCCGCGAACAGATCATCCTCGGTGGCGACATCCCGGCCGCGACGAACCCGCCGGAGGGGTGCAGGTTCCACACGCGGTGCCCGAAGGCGCGACTCGACTGCGCAGCCGAAGAACCGCCGCTGGAACCGGTGCTGGACGACACGCCCGCGCACCGCACCGCCTGTTTCTACCCGTTGACGGTGGGCGAGGACCTGTCCACCGCAGTTCCTGACTTGAAGGCATCATGA
- a CDS encoding ABC transporter ATP-binding protein: protein MALLEVRDLRVSFDTPDGTVHAVRGLSYDVEAGQTLAVVGESGSGKSVSTQTITGLTRGAKVSGTAFFDGTDLITADERTLRGLRGARIGMIFQDPLSSLHPQYRIGWQIVEMIRAHDLEISKQAARKRAAELLTLVGIPRAAERIDDYPHQFSGGMRQRVMIAMAMALDPALLIADEPTTALDVTVQAQVLNVMRRLQEQFGTAIILITHDLGVVAEMADEVVVMYAGAVMERAPRRDIFYRNHHPYTQGLLASLPARSGDRLTPIPGTPPSLINLPKGCPFATRCPHVFEKCSETPPLLNVGGDPRHQSACWLPHNVNEAVAS from the coding sequence ATGGCACTGCTGGAAGTAAGGGACCTCAGGGTCTCCTTCGACACTCCGGACGGCACCGTCCATGCCGTCCGGGGGTTGTCGTACGACGTGGAAGCCGGCCAGACGCTCGCCGTGGTGGGCGAGTCCGGATCCGGGAAGAGCGTCTCCACCCAGACCATCACCGGGCTCACCCGCGGCGCCAAGGTGTCCGGTACGGCGTTCTTCGACGGCACCGACCTGATCACCGCGGACGAACGGACGCTGCGCGGGCTGCGCGGCGCCCGGATCGGGATGATCTTCCAGGACCCGTTGTCGAGCCTGCACCCGCAGTACCGGATCGGCTGGCAGATCGTCGAGATGATCCGTGCGCACGACCTGGAGATCAGCAAGCAGGCGGCCCGGAAGCGGGCCGCCGAACTGCTCACGCTGGTCGGCATCCCCCGGGCGGCGGAGCGGATCGACGACTATCCGCACCAGTTCTCCGGCGGGATGCGGCAACGGGTGATGATCGCGATGGCGATGGCGCTGGACCCGGCGCTGCTGATCGCGGACGAGCCGACGACCGCGCTCGACGTGACCGTGCAGGCCCAGGTGCTGAACGTGATGCGCCGGCTGCAGGAGCAGTTCGGTACCGCGATCATCCTGATCACCCACGATCTCGGGGTGGTGGCCGAGATGGCCGACGAGGTGGTGGTGATGTACGCCGGCGCCGTGATGGAACGCGCTCCGCGCCGGGACATCTTCTACCGCAACCACCACCCGTACACGCAAGGTCTGCTGGCCTCGCTGCCCGCGCGCAGCGGCGACCGGCTGACCCCGATCCCGGGGACGCCGCCCAGCCTGATCAACCTGCCGAAGGGCTGTCCGTTCGCGACCCGCTGCCCCCACGTGTTCGAGAAGTGCTCGGAGACACCACCGCTGCTCAACGTGGGCGGCGATCCGCGCCACCAGTCCGCCTGCTGGCTCCCCCACAACGTGAACGAGGCGGTCGCATCGTGA